A window from Lentisphaera araneosa HTCC2155 encodes these proteins:
- a CDS encoding DDE-type integrase/transposase/recombinase, whose protein sequence is MDFINDKKRHTNLPDQFFLGGLGLSSGRLNNWRMRYGKQNNHNGAIPRGHWLEEWEREKIIQFYREHETDGYRRCTYMMIDQDIVYTSSSSVYRVLKKADCIRSWNTKSSKKGSGFDPPTKAHAHWHMDIANIKIEGVFYFLICVLDGYSRSIIYWDLRESMKDTDVGIVQQAAIEKYPDKQTRFITDNGKQFVGKEFKTFVSDNGLSHVTTSPYYPQSNGKLERFHKTIKEDCIRRKVPFNYDDAKRIISNYIEYYNRERLHSAIGYVTPDDMLNGRQKEIHLKRYQKLENRRKERAEKNQILQNSLFCEQSLTSTNMECSRNLRISAEGRSEATLCRKELEHEH, encoded by the coding sequence GTGGATTTCATAAATGATAAAAAAAGACATACCAACCTGCCTGATCAATTTTTCTTGGGAGGTCTTGGTTTAAGTTCTGGTAGACTGAATAATTGGCGTATGCGGTATGGTAAACAAAATAATCATAACGGGGCAATTCCACGTGGTCATTGGTTAGAAGAATGGGAACGAGAAAAGATTATTCAATTTTATCGTGAACATGAAACCGATGGTTACCGTCGATGTACCTATATGATGATCGATCAAGATATTGTATACACAAGTTCATCCAGTGTTTATAGAGTTCTTAAGAAAGCTGACTGTATTCGCTCATGGAACACTAAATCAAGCAAAAAAGGCTCAGGCTTTGATCCGCCTACAAAAGCACATGCACATTGGCATATGGATATTGCAAACATCAAAATCGAAGGAGTCTTCTATTTCTTGATTTGCGTTTTAGATGGCTACAGCCGTTCAATTATTTATTGGGATTTACGAGAGAGTATGAAAGACACCGATGTAGGAATTGTACAGCAGGCTGCGATAGAAAAATATCCAGATAAACAAACACGTTTCATTACAGATAACGGGAAGCAGTTTGTAGGTAAAGAATTCAAAACTTTTGTATCTGACAATGGACTATCTCATGTTACTACATCACCGTATTACCCTCAGAGCAACGGTAAATTGGAACGGTTTCATAAAACGATTAAAGAAGATTGTATTCGACGAAAAGTTCCTTTCAACTACGATGATGCTAAGCGGATCATCTCAAATTATATCGAGTACTACAATAGAGAACGTTTACACAGTGCAATTGGCTATGTCACTCCTGATGACATGCTTAACGGTCGTCAAAAAGAAATACATCTAAAGCGATATCAGAAGTTAGAAAATAGGAGAAAAGAAAGAGCCGAAAAAAATCAAATCTTGCAAAACTCTTTGTTTTGCGAACAATCCTTAACAAGTACGAATATGGAGTGCTCAAGAAATTTACGTATAAGTGCCGAAGGTCGGAGCGAAGCGACGTTATGCCGTAAAGAACTTGAACACGAACATTGA
- a CDS encoding transposase yields the protein MSKKTRRTFSAEQKALAVKRHFLEDIPSSEICEELQIHPNVFAEWRKVFFENGASAFKRDKAIEQRESEKKINKLQDQLIKKDQVISEIMSEYVDFKKKLGET from the coding sequence ATGAGTAAAAAAACGAGAAGAACATTTAGTGCTGAGCAAAAAGCTTTAGCTGTCAAACGCCATTTCCTGGAAGATATCCCATCATCCGAAATATGTGAAGAATTACAAATTCATCCGAATGTGTTTGCAGAATGGAGAAAGGTATTCTTTGAAAATGGCGCCTCTGCATTCAAACGCGATAAAGCCATAGAGCAACGAGAATCAGAGAAGAAGATTAATAAGCTCCAGGATCAACTAATTAAAAAAGATCAAGTGATATCTGAGATCATGAGTGAATATGTTGACTTCAAAAAAAAACTTGGGGAAACCTGA
- a CDS encoding sialate O-acetylesterase, whose protein sequence is MADIKPAQLFVNHMVIQRDVKAPIWGTAEPGEQIKLTASWGATAETIADKEGNWLVKLQTPEAGGPHSISFLGKNQIILKDVLSGDVWLCSGQSNMGWPIAKSKNAKLEIAQANFPLIRSFKVERNPSLQKTKVVQGEWQVCSPASAAEFSATAYFTGRKLHKELNIPIGLLTTCWGGTCVEAWTPWSDQSDDSFAQNRKNLLDEKAESYTPESAKAKYEKKLAEWNKKVSQETNNKKRKPRKPQLQTDPQLDQNYPGNLYNGMLYSLIPYAIKGAIWYQGENNSKSIASAKHYRYQLTQMIKSWQKSWEWEFPFYCVQLPNYKSPQSQPVEKNNIWPFIRESFIFTTKNAPNTFTICTIDLGEAKDIHPKNKQDVGKRMASTILNKTFGKNTPTTPIMKSYEITDDRVIINFDYSGSGLLAKGDKLKAFAIAGEDKQFVWADAVIVNKNGIESVVVSSSAVKKPVAVRYGWADNPVNCNLYSKEGFPASPFRTDNWELNSK, encoded by the coding sequence ATGGCAGATATTAAACCTGCTCAGCTCTTTGTGAATCATATGGTTATTCAAAGAGATGTAAAAGCACCAATATGGGGGACTGCTGAACCAGGGGAACAAATAAAGCTAACAGCTAGTTGGGGAGCAACTGCCGAAACGATTGCCGACAAAGAAGGTAATTGGTTAGTTAAACTACAAACTCCTGAAGCGGGTGGTCCCCATTCCATAAGCTTCTTAGGTAAAAATCAGATTATTCTCAAAGACGTTTTAAGTGGAGATGTATGGTTATGTTCAGGTCAATCCAACATGGGCTGGCCCATTGCTAAATCTAAAAATGCAAAATTAGAGATTGCTCAGGCCAATTTCCCTCTCATAAGAAGTTTTAAAGTCGAAAGAAATCCTTCCCTGCAAAAAACTAAAGTCGTACAAGGTGAATGGCAGGTTTGTTCGCCAGCAAGTGCTGCGGAGTTTTCAGCCACCGCTTACTTCACAGGACGCAAACTCCACAAAGAACTCAACATTCCAATTGGCCTACTAACTACTTGCTGGGGGGGCACATGCGTTGAGGCCTGGACTCCATGGTCCGATCAATCAGATGATTCATTTGCTCAAAATAGAAAAAACCTCTTGGATGAAAAAGCCGAGTCTTACACTCCCGAAAGTGCAAAAGCCAAGTACGAAAAAAAGTTGGCTGAATGGAATAAAAAAGTTAGTCAAGAGACAAATAACAAAAAGCGTAAACCACGTAAACCTCAACTCCAAACAGATCCACAATTAGACCAAAACTACCCCGGGAATCTATACAATGGTATGTTGTATTCACTCATCCCATATGCAATAAAGGGTGCAATTTGGTATCAAGGAGAAAACAACTCTAAAAGTATTGCTTCTGCAAAACATTATCGCTATCAATTAACTCAAATGATCAAAAGTTGGCAAAAATCTTGGGAGTGGGAGTTCCCATTCTACTGTGTTCAACTACCAAATTACAAAAGCCCTCAATCACAACCAGTGGAAAAAAATAATATTTGGCCCTTTATCAGAGAAAGTTTTATTTTTACTACCAAAAATGCACCAAATACCTTCACAATTTGTACTATTGATTTGGGAGAAGCTAAGGACATTCACCCCAAGAATAAACAAGATGTGGGCAAGCGCATGGCATCCACGATTCTCAATAAAACTTTCGGTAAAAACACTCCTACTACACCAATTATGAAATCTTATGAAATCACAGATGATAGGGTTATCATAAATTTTGATTACTCAGGATCCGGATTGCTAGCCAAGGGCGATAAACTCAAGGCCTTTGCGATTGCCGGAGAAGATAAACAGTTTGTTTGGGCTGATGCGGTCATTGTTAATAAAAATGGCATCGAATCTGTGGTAGTTAGTTCCTCAGCAGTTAAGAAGCCCGTTGCAGTACGCTACGGTTGGGCTGACAACCCCGTGAATTGTAACTTATATTCCAAAGAAGGTTTTCCCGCTTCGCCATTTCGCACAGATAATTGGGAATTGAACTCTAAGTAA
- a CDS encoding sulfatase-like hydrolase/transferase, which produces MINHISSSIRWIAVVALSMTINFATLDAQASKPNIILIMADDIAYDNIACYGSNYFKTPRLNQLAQTGVKFNHCYSEPVCTPSRVKIMTGRDGIRNYVGFGILDKKETTFGTMMKEAGYATAVAGKWQLYTGRKGSLAPDCGFDTYCLWSYPGTERSRFWNPSLIRDGKKVPVTPNSYGPDICTDFIIDFIKKNKSQPFFAYYPMLLVHSPFVPTPDSKDKNSTNKLENYRDMVSYMDKCIGRIIDTLEETNLRKNTIVLFTTDNGTGRPLTYPYKGEKRVGEKAYPTDGGSHVPLIVNGPGIVSQGLVSDDIVDFSDFLPTLADISGANLPNVTLDGRSFWPQCLGKKGSPREWIFQYYHPKLKNAAKEYGNGKPYIIWAQDQSYKLYSHGKFIETKDRHEKINILPGTGTPEAESARKKLQAAIDSMPKSNANMK; this is translated from the coding sequence ATGATTAACCATATAAGCTCATCCATCAGATGGATCGCAGTTGTCGCATTATCCATGACAATTAACTTTGCGACTCTCGATGCTCAAGCAAGCAAACCGAATATTATTCTCATTATGGCAGATGATATCGCCTACGATAATATCGCTTGTTATGGAAGTAATTATTTCAAAACTCCGCGCTTAAATCAACTGGCTCAAACCGGGGTGAAGTTTAATCATTGCTACTCTGAGCCCGTATGTACACCAAGCCGAGTGAAAATCATGACCGGTCGAGATGGCATCCGTAACTACGTTGGCTTCGGCATCCTGGATAAGAAGGAAACTACTTTTGGTACCATGATGAAAGAGGCTGGCTATGCAACTGCTGTGGCAGGTAAATGGCAGCTCTACACTGGTCGAAAAGGTTCTCTCGCGCCCGACTGCGGTTTTGACACCTACTGTTTATGGAGCTACCCAGGAACAGAAAGGAGTCGTTTTTGGAATCCAAGTCTGATTCGCGATGGCAAGAAAGTTCCTGTCACACCCAATTCCTACGGTCCAGATATTTGTACGGACTTCATAATCGATTTTATTAAAAAGAATAAAAGCCAACCTTTCTTCGCCTACTATCCGATGCTCTTAGTTCACAGTCCCTTTGTGCCAACCCCAGATAGTAAGGACAAAAACAGCACTAATAAACTCGAAAACTATCGCGATATGGTTAGTTATATGGACAAGTGCATCGGAAGAATAATCGATACTTTGGAAGAAACAAATTTACGCAAAAACACCATCGTTCTCTTTACCACCGACAACGGAACCGGTAGACCACTCACTTACCCCTACAAAGGAGAAAAACGCGTTGGAGAAAAAGCTTATCCAACAGACGGTGGCTCACATGTTCCGCTCATCGTAAACGGCCCAGGAATTGTGTCTCAAGGATTAGTAAGCGATGACATTGTGGACTTCTCCGACTTTCTCCCAACTCTAGCAGATATAAGTGGTGCTAACCTGCCTAATGTCACATTAGATGGACGCTCTTTTTGGCCACAGTGTCTCGGTAAGAAAGGTTCTCCACGGGAATGGATATTCCAGTATTATCATCCAAAATTAAAAAACGCCGCCAAAGAGTATGGTAATGGCAAACCCTATATTATCTGGGCACAAGATCAAAGCTATAAACTCTACTCTCACGGCAAGTTTATTGAGACTAAAGATCGCCACGAAAAAATAAATATCTTACCAGGCACAGGCACTCCGGAAGCTGAGTCGGCTCGAAAGAAACTCCAAGCGGCCATCGACAGTATGCCCAAAAGCAACGCTAACATGAAATAA
- a CDS encoding sulfatase-like hydrolase/transferase, translating into MNTKQSLFNAVGIAVLAAMMTHLAFGAAKTETPNIILILADDMGIDSIQALNGKSGIPTPHLDRLLTQGIHFTDAHSGSAVCTPTRYGVLTGRYAWRSRLKKSIVRQWERPLIEKDRLTLPGMLKKKGYNTACIGKWHLGWDWPKKGGGFTEKMKEIDFSEKIEGGPAGCGFDYYFGDDVPNWQPFVWIENGRMLGVPNKQLSFASHYHSGKGIGVEGWDLEAVLPKITEKSVEYINQQAETKQPFFLYFSMTSPHTPIAPSKPFQGKSGISRYADFLMETDWCVGQIMKALKDRGIADNTLLIFTADNGTSPKCNFTELREKRTDLQNHWRGMKADAFEGGHRVPFIVSWPGHIKPGSKSDQTISLVDIMATCADAVALTLSDSAAEDSVSLMPVLKGEDIATPLHEAVICHSISGVFVVRKGKWKLQYSAGSGGLSLPKDKNAKKKGLPTWQLYDLSSDPKETNNLINGHQEIVKDLTAILRRYIENGRSTPGTPQKNHNEAIWWPGLPWTKN; encoded by the coding sequence ATGAACACAAAACAAAGCTTATTTAATGCGGTAGGTATTGCCGTCCTTGCTGCAATGATGACTCACCTCGCCTTTGGGGCCGCCAAGACAGAGACGCCCAACATCATCCTAATACTGGCCGATGATATGGGCATAGACTCCATACAAGCCCTCAATGGAAAGAGCGGTATCCCAACCCCCCATCTCGATAGGTTGCTTACGCAGGGGATACATTTTACGGATGCGCATTCTGGGTCGGCCGTTTGCACGCCGACGCGCTACGGCGTGCTGACAGGTAGGTATGCATGGCGAAGCCGGTTAAAGAAAAGTATTGTTCGCCAATGGGAACGTCCCCTCATTGAGAAAGACAGGCTCACATTGCCGGGCATGCTCAAGAAGAAGGGCTACAATACAGCCTGTATCGGCAAGTGGCATTTGGGATGGGATTGGCCAAAGAAAGGCGGTGGATTCACCGAGAAAATGAAGGAAATTGATTTCAGCGAGAAGATTGAAGGTGGCCCCGCCGGGTGCGGTTTTGATTATTACTTCGGTGATGATGTTCCGAACTGGCAGCCCTTCGTCTGGATTGAAAATGGCAGGATGTTGGGAGTGCCAAACAAACAACTCTCTTTTGCCTCTCACTATCACTCTGGAAAAGGTATCGGCGTGGAGGGATGGGACCTCGAGGCCGTATTGCCAAAAATAACCGAGAAAAGTGTCGAATACATCAACCAGCAAGCAGAAACAAAGCAACCTTTCTTTCTATATTTTTCAATGACTTCTCCTCACACACCCATTGCTCCCTCAAAACCTTTTCAGGGGAAAAGCGGCATTAGTAGATATGCGGACTTTCTGATGGAAACCGACTGGTGTGTTGGACAAATAATGAAAGCTCTGAAAGACAGGGGTATTGCCGACAATACCCTGCTGATCTTCACTGCGGATAACGGGACAAGTCCAAAATGTAACTTCACAGAATTAAGAGAGAAGAGGACTGATTTGCAGAATCACTGGCGAGGCATGAAGGCCGATGCATTTGAAGGCGGCCATCGCGTCCCGTTTATCGTTAGCTGGCCTGGACATATCAAGCCCGGCAGCAAATCGGACCAAACCATCTCTCTTGTAGACATTATGGCAACCTGCGCGGATGCCGTTGCCTTGACCCTTTCCGATAGTGCTGCTGAGGACAGCGTTAGCCTAATGCCGGTGCTAAAAGGCGAGGACATAGCAACCCCTCTACATGAAGCCGTTATTTGCCATTCGATATCCGGTGTGTTTGTTGTGCGCAAAGGGAAGTGGAAACTCCAGTATTCAGCGGGTTCCGGCGGATTGAGTTTGCCGAAAGATAAAAATGCCAAAAAGAAGGGTCTGCCAACATGGCAACTCTACGACCTATCCAGCGATCCCAAGGAAACAAACAACTTGATCAACGGACACCAGGAAATAGTGAAAGATCTTACCGCTATATTGCGCCGTTATATTGAAAATGGTCGCTCGACTCCCGGCACACCGCAGAAGAATCATAATGAAGCTATATGGTGGCCAGGTCTACCTTGGACCAAGAATTAG
- a CDS encoding sulfatase-like hydrolase/transferase — translation MVKITKQLSLLITLIFIGLYIQVQAAPPNVVVIYFDDTGWKDFGCFGGAVDTTHIDNLAKNGMRFTEYYAPAPNCSPSRAGLLTGRFPFRLGMYSYRSKNTPMHLPDSEITIAEALKTKGYATGMFGKWHLGNLDGKSHPTPSEQGFDYWLACDNNLIKHNPKSLIRNGKPVGKIAGWAAQVVADEANEWMKKQTSPFFAYIAFSETHSPLDAPEELITKYIERGENKKRATYRGMTEYSDAAVGSILKTLDDMGVSDNTLVFLASDNGPTSEDSCEGLRGKKSYTWEGGIRVPAIIRWPGKVKPGSEYNDPVGGIDLLPTLCDIVGAELPKRHIDGVSIRSVLEGKPFKRNTPILSFFYRTSPAASMRMGDYVLIGHSDDEDRKKSHSMSAEDMPIVKSSKLVSFELYNIKNDLGQEKNIAATYPEKLAELRKIMLALHHDAISEGPFWEFPEAKTKKTKRKLKKQNN, via the coding sequence ATGGTTAAGATAACAAAACAATTAAGTCTATTGATAACGCTTATTTTTATAGGGCTTTACATCCAAGTGCAAGCCGCTCCACCCAATGTGGTGGTCATCTATTTCGACGACACGGGCTGGAAGGACTTTGGGTGTTTCGGCGGAGCAGTTGATACGACTCATATCGATAATCTTGCAAAAAACGGAATGCGCTTCACGGAATACTATGCTCCAGCGCCAAACTGCTCACCTTCACGCGCCGGGCTACTGACCGGCCGATTCCCTTTTAGGTTGGGCATGTATAGCTATCGGAGCAAAAATACACCAATGCACCTACCGGATTCCGAAATCACCATTGCAGAGGCCTTGAAGACCAAAGGCTACGCCACCGGTATGTTCGGTAAATGGCATTTGGGTAACCTTGATGGTAAATCGCATCCGACTCCAAGTGAGCAAGGCTTCGACTACTGGCTTGCCTGCGACAATAATCTGATTAAACACAACCCGAAAAGCCTTATCCGTAACGGCAAGCCAGTCGGTAAAATCGCGGGGTGGGCGGCACAAGTAGTAGCAGATGAAGCCAATGAATGGATGAAAAAACAGACCTCTCCCTTTTTTGCCTACATTGCCTTTAGCGAAACGCACTCACCACTCGATGCCCCCGAAGAGTTAATAACAAAATATATCGAGCGGGGAGAGAATAAAAAACGAGCGACCTACCGGGGAATGACTGAGTATAGCGATGCGGCCGTCGGCAGCATCCTAAAAACCTTGGATGACATGGGCGTGAGCGATAACACGCTCGTTTTCCTCGCCTCCGACAACGGTCCCACCTCTGAAGATTCCTGCGAAGGGCTGCGCGGCAAAAAGAGCTATACCTGGGAGGGAGGCATTCGCGTCCCCGCCATCATTCGCTGGCCAGGTAAAGTAAAGCCTGGTTCGGAATACAATGACCCCGTGGGAGGCATCGACCTATTACCAACACTCTGCGATATTGTCGGGGCAGAACTCCCAAAAAGACATATTGATGGTGTAAGCATACGTTCAGTCCTTGAAGGGAAGCCCTTTAAACGTAACACCCCCATCCTAAGCTTTTTTTATAGAACTAGCCCTGCAGCCTCAATGAGAATGGGCGACTATGTACTTATCGGACACTCCGATGACGAAGATCGCAAAAAATCACACAGCATGAGTGCGGAAGATATGCCCATAGTCAAGAGTAGCAAATTGGTTTCCTTCGAGCTTTACAACATCAAAAACGATCTCGGACAGGAGAAAAATATTGCCGCTACCTACCCCGAAAAACTGGCGGAGCTTCGCAAGATCATGCTTGCACTTCATCACGACGCCATAAGCGAAGGCCCCTTCTGGGAATTCCCGGAAGCCAAGACCAAGAAGACGAAACGCAAATTGAAGAAGCAAAATAATTAA
- a CDS encoding arylsulfatase yields the protein MKAWKYLRFTTVTIGLILTASADQRPNIIVIMCDDMGYSDLGCYGSEIQTPNLDKLAANGLRYSQMYNTSKCNTSRSSLLTGRYVIGKTSDTNYDAGPLISEILQNAGYRTLWSGKNHSRVRPPERGFDRFYGFQGGACNFWNPGEKLQDGGKLPHIKAYEWMVNDKWHKTFIPEDPNYFMTDAITDNAISWLNEYEKEDKPFFLYLAYNAPHWPLHAPEKDIAKYKGVYDAGYQKIRTARYKRMIEKGIIETETATLFPEQIKSWERLSEKERKLEAQRMEIHAAMVDNMDQNIGRVINTLQKQGELENTLILFFSDNGASHERDKRAFKNYQPTGNEKMGSVLSYECIGRDWARVVNTPLAKHKATSHEGGICTPMVAYWPKGMTNTGGWNHEPVHLVDIMSTVLDLSHQKYPIKFNGKQTKPLQGTSLVPTFSQKALAQRKFTMGFDFANSKAVRKGKWKLVSYKKGPWELYDMSKDRTETLNLAKQNPELVETLKKEFYQWIANL from the coding sequence ATGAAAGCTTGGAAATATTTAAGATTTACTACGGTAACAATTGGATTAATACTGACGGCATCAGCAGATCAACGTCCCAATATTATTGTAATTATGTGCGATGATATGGGCTATTCAGATTTAGGTTGCTACGGTAGTGAGATTCAAACTCCAAACCTAGACAAACTAGCTGCAAACGGTCTGCGTTATTCACAGATGTACAATACATCTAAGTGCAACACAAGTCGCTCTAGCCTATTGACCGGACGCTATGTAATAGGTAAAACTTCTGATACTAATTATGATGCTGGACCATTGATCAGTGAAATCCTCCAAAATGCCGGCTATCGAACACTTTGGAGTGGCAAAAACCATAGTCGAGTTCGACCTCCCGAAAGAGGATTTGATCGTTTTTACGGTTTTCAGGGTGGTGCATGTAATTTCTGGAACCCAGGAGAAAAACTACAGGATGGAGGAAAGTTACCTCACATTAAAGCTTATGAATGGATGGTTAATGATAAATGGCATAAAACTTTTATTCCTGAAGATCCAAATTATTTTATGACTGATGCCATTACAGACAATGCCATTTCCTGGCTTAATGAATATGAGAAAGAAGATAAACCTTTCTTTCTCTATTTGGCTTACAATGCTCCTCATTGGCCTTTACATGCTCCGGAAAAAGACATCGCTAAATACAAAGGCGTTTACGATGCTGGTTATCAAAAAATTCGTACCGCAAGGTATAAACGCATGATTGAAAAAGGTATTATAGAAACGGAAACAGCTACGCTATTTCCAGAACAGATTAAAAGCTGGGAAAGGCTTTCTGAAAAAGAACGTAAGCTGGAAGCACAACGCATGGAAATTCATGCTGCCATGGTCGACAATATGGACCAGAACATTGGCAGAGTTATTAATACATTGCAAAAACAAGGAGAACTCGAGAATACTTTGATTCTATTCTTCTCAGATAATGGTGCTAGTCATGAGCGTGATAAAAGAGCTTTCAAAAATTATCAGCCTACTGGTAATGAAAAAATGGGCAGTGTGTTGAGCTATGAATGTATCGGCCGTGATTGGGCCCGCGTTGTAAATACTCCTCTAGCAAAGCATAAAGCCACCAGCCATGAAGGTGGGATCTGTACACCCATGGTGGCTTATTGGCCGAAAGGAATGACTAATACCGGGGGCTGGAATCATGAACCTGTCCATCTAGTTGATATAATGAGTACAGTGCTCGATTTATCTCATCAAAAGTATCCAATTAAATTTAATGGTAAGCAAACAAAGCCACTTCAAGGAACTAGTCTAGTACCAACGTTTTCACAGAAAGCACTCGCCCAGAGAAAATTCACAATGGGATTCGATTTTGCAAATAGCAAAGCTGTTCGCAAAGGAAAGTGGAAATTGGTCTCGTACAAAAAAGGTCCTTGGGAGCTTTACGATATGTCTAAAGACAGGACTGAAACGCTTAATCTTGCGAAACAAAATCCCGAGCTAGTCGAAACTCTCAAAAAAGAATTTTATCAATGGATAGCGAATTTATGA